From the genome of Gemmatimonadota bacterium:
CCGCGCAACCGATCCTCGCGATTGGGGCGCCGACGCGATCTTCACGATCGCGGATAACAAGATGCACTTCCAGAGCTACTACAAGCTCCCCGCACCACAGACGTCACTCGAGAACTGCGTCGCCCACAACGGCTCGCTCATACCGATTCCCGGACGTGATGTGATGGTGCAGGCGTGGTATCAGGGCGGTGTCTCCGTGTTCGACTGGACCGACGCGACGCACCCGGTCGAGATCGCATACTTCGATCGTGGCCCGATGGACTCCACCCGCATGGTCACCGGCGGCTTCTGGTCTGCCTACTGGTACAACGGCAAGATCGTCGGCTCGGAGATCGAGCGCGGTCTCGACGTGTTCGAGCTGCAGCCAAGCGAGTACCTCTCGCAGAATGAAATCGACGCTGCGAAGACCATTCACTTCGATTATCTGAACGTTCAGGGACAGCCGAAGATCGTCTGGCCGGCAAGCTTCGCGCTTGCACGCGCCTACGTCGATCAGCTCGAGCGCTCCAAGGGCCTGGCTTCCGACAAGATCGCATCTGTCCGCCAGGGACTCACCAGTGCTGAGAGCGCATCAGGCGCTGCGCGACGCGCGTCGCTCACCAAGCTGGCCGCACAGCTCAAGGGTGATGAAAACGGATCGTCCGACGCATCCAAGGTGAAGATGCTCACAGGCGCCGTTACACAGCTGGCATCAGCATCGCGCTGATCGTCATCTGATTCAGGAAGTAGAAAGCCTGCACCAGCGTCGACACGCTGGTGCAGGCTTTCTATTTGGGTTCGCTGTCGTTCCCAGGCAGCTCCACCACGATGTACGTGATCGTGTCCCACGCATTGTGGATGCCGATGAAGAGCAGAAGGAGCGCCGCTGCACCCATCAGGAACAGCGCCGCGTTTTCATCCCTGAGCAGCAGCATCGCTGCAACCAACAACGCTACATACGAGATGAACGGAAGCGCCACGTGCCAGATCCAGTCCTCCAGCACAGGCACATAGTCGGGCTGCCGTTTCGTTCGCCTCGCGACCAGCAGCGCGTACACCGCGCCGGCAATTCCGCACGCGCCGATCAACAGCGCCACGTACGACAGGACGTGCCATGGCGCACTCATCGCAGCCGACACGAGCAATACAGCGCAGAAGTGCACGATGTTTGGAGTTCCGAATGCGTCGATCGTCTCCGTGCTGCTACGTCTGCTCGTGTCGTTCACGAGCGCCATTACGACGAACTGGAGCCCAGTCAGCGCAGCCGCCGCCGATCCGGTGATCACATAGAAGCTTCCCCAATCACTGAGCGAGGCCTCTGCCAGATTCTGAAACATGGTCCCTCGTGCGGATGCGCATTCTTCGCGGCACTGAACGCCGCGCCGCCACCCCGAAGCTGCGCCAGATCGGCCCAAAGATCAATCCGCGGCGAGCCGCTGGCAGGCCCGGCTGTCACTCGATGGAGGCTGGCCCTCGAGCCCGTAACTTCCTGTAGATTTCCCCGATTCGGCACTGGTAAATCAGCCTCTGGGCCTACAGCGGCCCGGTTCGGTAAACCACCCTCAGTAGAGGTAGTTCTCCATGCATCGCATTTACAGCTATGCGTTGGCCGCTGCCGCGGTCGCGCTCTCACCCTTGACGACCACCGTCCAGGGACAGCAGGAAGCATCCCGCAGCATTGCAGGCGGGGGCATCTCCATTCCAGGCTGGACCGGGAAGATCGACGCCAGTGCCGCCAAGCGGGGCTCGACCCTGAAGGACGCCAAGCTCTCCAAGGACGGCGACGCCCTGCACGTGACGACCGGACCTGCGGTTGCATACTGGAATCCGTCGGACAAGGCAAGCGGCGACTACACCGTCAGCGCGACGTTCCGCGAGCCCAAATACATGTCGCTCAACGACCACCCGCATCCGTACGGTGTGTTCATCGCCGGAAACGACATGGGCACCGATAACCAGACCTATCTCTACTGCGCCGCGTACGGCAACGGCAATTTCATCGTTCGTGGCTTCGGTCCGGCTCCTTTCCAGATGAACGGCCGGGAAGGCGCCGCCAGCCCCGCAGTGCACAAGGCTGCCGGCAAGGATCAGCCAGTCGAGCAGTTGATCGCACTTTCGGTGAAGGGTGATAAGGTGTCATGCTCGATCAACGGCACCGAAGTCGCCAGCTACACCAGGGCCGAGCTGGTCGCGCCAGGCAAGCTCAAGTCGACCGACGGCGTGTACGGCATCCGCTTCGCGCACAACACCGAAGGCCTCGTCACAGGCCTGGCCGTCAAGAAGTAGAAGCGCAGTAACGCTGTTCGTATGGTGTCATATCGCTGTCGTGACACTATGCGAACAGTCCGGAACCCCGTTTGATTTGCGACATCGCCACGGAGACTACCATGACTTTCGCTGAATCTCTCGCTGAATCTCGCGCTGACACGCATCCCGAAACAAAATCTGGAACGAAGGCGAAGCCTCACGGTGAAGTAGTGCTGATGGTCGGAACGGTCAAAGGCGCATTCTTCATCTGGTCCGACGCCGCGCGCACCAGTTGGCGCATCGACGGACCGCACTTCCCCGGTGAATCCGTGTACGCGCTCGCTCTCGATCAACGCAACGGCCGCCACCGCCTTCTTGCTGGGACACGTAGCTTTCACTGGGGCAGTGTCGTGCGCTGGAGCGACGACTTCGGGCAGAGCTGGACCGCACCCGATCGTCAGAACGTCAAGTTTCCAGCCGGCCTGGGCGTATCGCTCGTTCAGGTCTGGCAGATCCTGCCGGGCCGTGCATCTCAACCTGACGTCATCTACGCCGGCGTCGAGCCCGCTGCGCTCTTCGAGTCGCGCGACGCTGGCGAGACGTGGGACATGGTCCGCGGCCTGCACGACAATGAGGACCGCCCCAAGTGGCAACCCGGGGGCGGTGGATTGTGCCTCCACACCATAGTCGTCGACCCCAACGATGCCAGACGCATGGCGATCGCCGTTTCCAGCGGCGGATTTTACAGAACCGACGACGGCGGCAATAACTGGCAGGCGCGAAACGTCGGTGTCCGCGCTGAGTTTCTACCCGACAAGTACCCGAAGTTTGGACAGTGCGTTCACAAGGTCGTGAATCACCCGGCGCGTCCGGAGCGTCTCTTCCTGCAGAATCACTGGGGCCTGTACCGCAGCGACAACTGGGGCGATTCGTGGACAGATATCGCGAACGGCGTTCCGTCCGACTTCGGCTTCTCCATGCAGATGCACCCGCACGATCCGGACACGGTGTACATCGTTCCCATCCAGTCGGATCAGTTTCGTTGCGTGCCCGAAGCAAAGCTGCGCGTCTATCGTACGACCGATGCCGGCGCATCGTGGAAGCCGCTGGCGAACGGTCTCCCGCAAAAGGACGCATACGAAACCATCCTCCGCGATGCACTGAGCGCCGACTCGCTCCCATCAGCTGGCATCTACTTCGGCACACGCAGCGGCAAGCTCTTCGGCTCGGCCAACGACGGTGAAAACTGGAACGAGATCGCCGGCGGACTGCCATCGATCGTCTGCGTCAAGGCGGCTGTGGTCGGCGCTCCAGTCAGCTGATCGTGGCGATCACCATCGAGATCCCCTCGGCGCTCCGATTACACTCGCGCGGGAGCGCCGTCGTCACCATCGATACGCACGAACAATCGTGCGATTCCGTCGGCGCCGCCCTAGGCGCGCTGGAGTCGCGATATCCGGGCGTACTCGACCGCGTGATGACCGAAGAAGGCGATCTTCGCCCGCACGTCAATGTATTCGTCGACGGCGAGAACAGTCGTTTCGCGGATGGCCTGTCCACTCCTATTCGCGACCCCGCAACAATAACGATTCTCGCCGCTATAAGCGGGGGATAGCGCCGGCCCGTGGCAGCGAGCGTTCTTGCGCGCGTCGTATTTGTATTGGATATTTTATCCGAAATCTGACAGCGAGGCGGCGATGCGCAAATTCATGCTGGTGGCACTCGGTATTTCACTCGGCGCAGCTCCACTAGCCGCCACTGACACCTATCCGCGACAACCAGGCGTCGACGTCCAGCACTACAGGTTCGCGCTCGCCCTCAATGATTCCACCAACGAAATCAGCGGCGACGCCACCATCACGGTCCGATTCACGAAAGGCGGCCTCACCGGCTTCTTCCTCGACCTCGCCACGCCCGCCGATGGCAAGGGCATGACCGTCACCAGTGTCACCCGCGACAGCAGCTCACTGCGCTACACCCACACCGGCGATCATCTCACCATCAGCCTCGCCACACCGACAATCGCCGGCGAGCTGCGCAAATTCACCGTCGCGTATCACGGGATTCCGGCGAGTGGACTCTACATCGGCAAGAACAGCCATGGCGAGCGTGCGTTCTTCTCGTGGAACTGGCCCGACAAGGCGCGCCAGTGGCTTCCGATGATCGATCATCCATCAGACAAGGCAACCAGCGAATTCATCATCACCGCACCGGCAAAGTACGCAGTGGTGTCCAATGGCCTTCTGCAGGATGAGATACTGCTCGGCGACGGTCGCAAGGTCACCCACTGGAAACAATCGGTCCCGATCGCATCGTGGCTCAACGCGATCGGCGTCGAGCAGTTCGCCGTGCATCACGCGGGCATGGTGAAGGGCGTCGAGCTGCAGACCTGGGTCGCGCATCAGGACCGTGACAATGGAATCACAAGCTTCGAAGAGCCGGCACGACAGGCCCTCGAGTTCTACAGCGAGCACATCGGCCCATACTCGTACGAAAAGCTCGCCAACGTAGCAGCGGCATTCGGTGGAGGCGGTACCGAGCACGCGAGCGCGATCTTCTACGGCGAAAAGGTGGTCACGGACAGACCTGCAACCGCAATCGTCGCGCACGAAGTCGCACATCAGTGGTTCGGCGACTCCATCACCGAGAGCGACTGGGACGATGCATGGCTCAGTGAAGGTTTTGCAACGTACTTCACGCTGCTGTTCACGGAGCACTACTCCGGCCGCGATGCATTCGTGTCCGGACTCGTGCGCGCGCGCACGACTGCGCTGGCCGCCGAGCAGAAGTACAACGAGCCCGTGGTCCACAGAAATATTTCGGATCTTCGCGGCGTCATCCCGCCGCTCGTTTATCAGAAGGGCGGATGGGTGCTTCACATGTTGCGCGCGCAGCTCGGCACGGACACGTTCTGGAAGGGCATCCGCGAATACTACGCCCGCTATCGCAACTCCAACGCATCCACCGACGACCTGCGTCGCGTGATGGAAGAGGTATCCGGCCAGAAACTGGGCTGGTTCTTCGATCAGTGGCTCAATCGTGATTACTCGCCGGCGCTCACCGGAACGTGGAGCTACGATCCAGCTGCACGGAAAGTCTCGATCGACCTCACGCAGACGCAGTCAGGCGGCGTATATCGGCTGCCACTCGACATCGGACTCGTCGGTGACAGTGCGGGCGTCGCACCCCGAATTGCAAGGATCGAAATGACGGGAGCATCTCAGCACTTCGAGATTCCGGCTGCTTCGCCACCACGGGATGTCGTCCTGGATCCCAATACCTGGGTTCTGATGCAACCACCCAAGTTCACCAAGCGGTAGCGCAACCGCTGGCGCGCACAGCTCCTACAGCAGAATCTCGGATGATGGAGCCACCGCGCTCGCTTGCTCATTCGTGAATGGTGCCATGCGTCCGCGCGCTGCCACGGGCCAGACTCCTGTCACACGATCGCCGTCCACCGCGTACAGCGCATCGTTCAGATGCACCACGATGCAGACGTGATTCGGCACGATGCGAACGGTGTCGCCCACGCGCGGCCGCCAGTCTGTCCTGGACAGGTCGAGTATTCCGTGCTCCTCCGACATTGCCGACACGAGAACGTCCTCGTGTCCCATCAGCGCGCCGAACCCCTCACCGTTCACACCGCGCATTGGCTCGCGGCCGAGTGCCTTGGATCCTGCATCGACCACAGCCTGTCCCGGGACAGCCGTGCTCACTACGGTCGCGAGCACCGTGAATGCGCAATCGTCCCACTTGCACGCGCCGACCGCCGCCGTCGTACGATCATTGAACACATAAGTACCTGGCCGAAACTCCGTTACCAGTGGCATCTCATGCGTGCGCCACGCAGTCGGCGTCGATCCACCGCTCACCGTCGGCGGCTTGAGCCGAGCCTGCTCGAGAGCTGAAACCACTTCTCCCAGAACCTCGTTGAGAGCGGAGATCTTCGCACTCTGCTCATCCACCGTTTCGCGAATGTGGCCTGGATAGAAGCAGATCCCCGCATACTCGAGCGAGCTTTCAGCAGCAACACGCTCCGCGAGCTCCACGACCTGTTTCGCCGTCGTGACGCCCACCCGATGCATCCCGACATCCATCTCGATGTACACTCTGACTGTACGATTCGCACCAGACGCGGCGTCTGCGATCCAGTCGATCGCCGCCGCCGAATCCAGCGCCGTCACGATGCTCACGGACCTCGGCAACATCAGCAACCGATCGATCTTGAGACCGAGCGGTGGATGCGCGAGCAGCAGGTCCGAGGCGACCGAACTCATGATCTCCATCTCGCGCGGCGTCGCGCAGGTCAGTCCCGCGGCGCCACAACGCATCTGCGCGGCACCGATCACAGTCGTCTTGTGAGTCTTTACGTGCGGCCGGAGCTGCAGCTTGTGCAACCGCGCATAATCAGCCATGCGGTCGAGGTTGCGCTTGAGGCGTGACACCTCGACCAGTGGAGCAGGGGTCTCGATCTGCGCGATCTGTTGCGGTAACAATCCAGAAGGGCTGCTCGCATCATCGTTGAGCTGATTCATTTATTATTTGTCCCGGGCCATGCAGCACGACGTAGCTGACTACATCAAACTAGGCCGAACCGACTGGCGGTCAACCGGAAGCGATCAATCAGCCGGAAGCATCTGGGGATTCCACGCAATCTCCCACAGATGCCGATCGGGATCCAGAAAGTATCCCGCATAGCCCCCGTAGAACGTATCCTGTGCCGGCTTTACGATTTCCGCTCCGGCGTCGCGTGCCTGCTGCATGACGACATCGACCTCTCCCTTTGACATTACGTTGTGCGCCAGCGTGAAGTCGGTCGAATTCGGAGTCCCCTGCGAGAGTCCTGAGTCATTCGCCATGCTCCTGTGCGGCCAGAGCGCGAGTTTCAGTCCGTACTGAAGATCGAAGAACGCCACGGCTCCATTCTCGAATTCTTCGCCGACGATTCCTGGAGTTTCGAGACCCAGACCGTCACGATAGAAAGCGACGGCGCGCTGCAGGTCATCCACGCCCAGCGTGATGAGAGTAATGCGAGCTTTCATTCGGGTTGGCCACTTGATGATTGAAGTGCCTGCAAGTCGCCGTTACACACGCTTCTGCGCGAACATCTCCGCATTGAAAGCCTGCGACGCGCGGCGTGGTATCGTCAGCGTCTGCCATGTGCCGGAAGCAAAGTGCTTCGCAAGAAATACGATCTGTCCGACGTGATACGCACCGTGCGTGAGCTGCCTGTTTATCGCCTTGACTACAGAGTGAGGCTCGGCTCGTATGTATATCGTGTTTTCCAGATCTTCCGGAGTGAGCGCGTTCAACGTATCGAACGCACATTTCCATCCGTAATCCCACGCTTCTTGTAATTCGGCTCGAGTCATCGAGTCGCTCATCTCGAATTCGGAGTCGCGATCGCGGTTGGCCTTTTCACCGTCAGATGTGAGAAAATCGGTCCAGCGGGAACGCAGATTCCCCGCCACGTGCTTTACAATCACCGCCATGCTGTTGGACTCGGCGTCCAGCGACATGAAGAACTGTTCATCCGTTACCTGCGCCATCGCGCGGTCCGCGAGATCCTTGTACGTGCTGAATGTCTTGATGGCGCTCTGCAGATATTCCGATTCGATGCTCATGTGCACTTCTCCGCGCTGACGATGCCGACGGCTCGCCGGCTGTCGTGTTCGATACCTAAGCTATACCGGCGCCACAGGCGGTTACAACACCGGTGGCCGGCCCACGGACGATTAAACTGCTCCCCCTACCAGAGCGTCGCCACCGGCACATTCCGATCGAAGTACATCTTGTACGGATAGTTCTCAGCCACCGCGTAGAACGGCTGGAATTTCGGCATCACCCGCTTGCCGCCCGGCGGATGAACGTGAAACACACCGGGCACCTTGGGATCGGCGACCAGCCATCTGTCCAGCTCGTCGTTGTGCATCGGCAGATTGAAGTTCGGGTCCTGCCAGTCACCGTCCAGAACCAGAACCACCGGCCCGCGCACAGCCGCAACACGATCGGGATGAAACGAGTCCACCGGCTCCAGTCGCATGACGAGTGGAATGTCGAGCTCCACCCTGTCACCATCGCGCCATTCTCGTGTGATCGTACCCCAGCTGCCGGGCGTGAACGTTGCGTCCACACGCTGTCCGTTCACCGCCGCCGTTGCGCCGCGAGTCCATGCCGGCACGCGGAACTTGAGTGCAAAGCTCGCCGGCTTCTGCATTGCAATCGACAGTTTCACCGAGCTGTCCTCGGGATAGTTGGTCTCCTGCACTACCCGTACGTCGCCGTCGCCACGCGACCAGGTTACCGTCGAAGGAACGTAGAGATTCACGTACAGCGCGCCGGCGTCCTTGTAGTAGATGATGTTGTGATAGTCCGCGACGTCCTGGATGTAGGTACCCGAGCAACAGGGAAACCCTTCCCAGTAGCGCGTCTTCATTCCGCCGGCAACGCGATAGTCTGCGTAGTAGAAAGCCTCGCCGCGCCCGCGCGGAACCGGTGACGCACCGATACCGTTGTACAGCATCCGCTCCATCCAGTCACCGTACCGCGACTCACCCGTGAACCGGGTGAGATAGCGCGACAACTTGAATGCCGCCCATGTTCCGCATGGCGTCTCGGCGGTATCGGGACGCGATTCCAGCGACCGGCCAAGACTTCCGTCGGGCGTCATCAGCCGTTCCGTTGGACCGTAACCGCCGGTTGCGAAGCACTGCGTGTTCTGGAAGTAATCGTAAGCATTCCTGATGATCCGCAGGTAAGCCGGATCACCGGTCACCTCATACGCCATCGCCGCGCTGCTGAACGTGTTGCAGTGACTGTATGCATGCGCCCCCTGCGCATCCGGGGGGCTCGCCGTGTTCGCGAACTTGTTCCAGTACGCAGGATACAGCCACACTTCCGCGAACTGCTTGAACAATGGATCGCCGCTCGCCTGGTACGCGCGGTAGAGATTCTCCGACAGCGTGTACCACTCGTGCGGAAGACCGTAGTATGTAGTCGGATCCGTTCGATCACGCAGCGACCGCTCGCGGCTGAACGTTCTGTCGGCCCAGCGCGTGATGCTCTGCAGCAACGGCATCGCTTCCGGTACATCGGCGTACACGTGCAAATCGACCAGGCCGCACACCATCTTGTCGTAACCGTATGTCTCCATGCGGCAGTTGCCATCGGGCCCGAACGTCTTGGCCCACTCGCGCACGAGCCCTACGGCTTTCGTCCGCGCTGTCTCGTCTCCGGTCGCCCGGTACATGCGTGCGAATCCGCTCAGCCACTGCCCGAAGATCTCGTCGGTGTTCACCTTCGCCCAGCCACCCAGAGTTTCGCCGGGCGCGGGCAGTCCCGCCGCGACGCGATATCCCTTCAGGATGTCGTCGTCCGGAACGTTCAGATAGAACTCGCGCGCGGCCAGATACTGCGTTCGCCACCGGCTCTCGTTCAGCGTCACACCGCGATAGTCGAACGGCTCGAGTGCAGTCTTCGCGGAGGGCGCATCCGCTACTCCGGCCGCGCTTGCAGCCGCGCTTGCAGCTGCACCCGCGCCGGTTTCCTGCGCGCCAAGCCGCGATCCGATCACTATCAGCCCCGACACGACGGGTACGGCGCTGATACCCTGAGCCAGAAACTCGCGCCTGGTAATGTCTTCCATTGGGCTTCCATGAAATTGGATATAATATCCCCAAATCACGGATATAGCGGTCGGCTGGACTTCCGCAAGTGGCCGGCCCCGGCCGCTCGACCTGCCACCAGTCGCTGAGCTCTACAGCACTCGCAAGGAATCCGTCTCCGCCGCGAGCTCATCCAGATACCGCTGCATCTCCGCCACCCGCTTCGCACCTTCCCGCTTGGCCGCCGCACTCTGCAACCGGCCTGGCATCTGAAGCATGTTCTGCCTTATCGCTTCCACCGCATGCGGCAGGTCCGGCGTGAACTTCTCGCGCGTAGTCAGCGACAGTATGCGCGCGACGTCCACCGCGCCAAGAAAGTCCAGTATGTCGGCATCGCGGAACAACACGGCGACGGCGAGAGTATCGGGCGGACGATAGTACTGATGATGATCGATGATCTCCTTCACCAGCGCGGACTTCTCCATCGGAAAACCGGCATCGCGCAACACGCTATCTACCAGCTGAATAGAGCGATCGCCATGATCCACGCCAGCCTTCGCGTACGGAGGAATCCCTCCCATGTCATGCAGATAGGCAGCCGCGTATAACGCGTCGTCATCCACTACGACGCCTTCGGCACGGGCAAGCGAAAGCGTCATCTCGTAATCACGTCGTCCGTGCGCAGGTCCCCACGCGGTATGCTGTAGATGCGCTTCGGCAAATGCCCGAATGTTCGCGCGCCAGTCGGGCGAAGCCGACTCTGCCGCAGTCGCTCCCCACGATTGTGCAGATGACGAGAGAACGAGCGTCGCGATTATGACTAAAGGCAGACACCAGGCAATGACGCTGGCACGACGCGGTCTTGGAAACCCAAACATGCAATACTCACCGCTGAGCGTTCGAAGAAGAGGACAGTCCGGCGTGAGTGAACCTTACTTTCAACTCGCCATGAATGTATCTCCAAACACGTGAATGGTAAGCAGCAGAACATCAACGGCTATTTTCATTGCCTGAACGCTCCTGTTCTGCGCCAGACGGTCAGCCTGACCGCATCACAGATCGCACCGGCGTAATGACCGATGCGCACGACGCGCAGTTGTTGCGTTCGAGCAACAGATCACCCCATCGGAGCAACCTGATACTGCTCCAGCTTGCCATCCGGCATCTCATACGTCCACACACGTAGCGTACGCGTTGGAAACTTCACGCGATAAACACGTTCGACCATACCGCCGCGATTGGCCTCCGATATCTGCGCGAACTCCGTCGGTGCGCCAAGTGGCGCCAGGCCGGAGGTGAAATCGAGGATGGCCTGCGTGCTGAAGTACGCGTTCGCGTCCTCCGTAAACAGCGAACGGTTGATAGTACCGCGTTGCAACCCTTCGAGAATGTCGCGTGCGAGAGCCGTGTGCTTCGCCTCCGTAGCATCCTGCGTCGTGAACAATACTCGCGCAATCTGATCGGCGATCACGCCATCAGCCCGTGAAGCGTCCTGGTTCGTGAGCACCACTACCGCGACGCTGTCATCCGGAAAGACGAGATTCTC
Proteins encoded in this window:
- a CDS encoding HD domain-containing protein → MFGFPRPRRASVIAWCLPLVIIATLVLSSSAQSWGATAAESASPDWRANIRAFAEAHLQHTAWGPAHGRRDYEMTLSLARAEGVVVDDDALYAAAYLHDMGGIPPYAKAGVDHGDRSIQLVDSVLRDAGFPMEKSALVKEIIDHHQYYRPPDTLAVAVLFRDADILDFLGAVDVARILSLTTREKFTPDLPHAVEAIRQNMLQMPGRLQSAAAKREGAKRVAEMQRYLDELAAETDSLRVL
- a CDS encoding VOC family protein encodes the protein MKARITLITLGVDDLQRAVAFYRDGLGLETPGIVGEEFENGAVAFFDLQYGLKLALWPHRSMANDSGLSQGTPNSTDFTLAHNVMSKGEVDVVMQQARDAGAEIVKPAQDTFYGGYAGYFLDPDRHLWEIAWNPQMLPAD
- a CDS encoding beta-L-arabinofuranosidase domain-containing protein, producing MEDITRREFLAQGISAVPVVSGLIVIGSRLGAQETGAGAAASAAASAAGVADAPSAKTALEPFDYRGVTLNESRWRTQYLAAREFYLNVPDDDILKGYRVAAGLPAPGETLGGWAKVNTDEIFGQWLSGFARMYRATGDETARTKAVGLVREWAKTFGPDGNCRMETYGYDKMVCGLVDLHVYADVPEAMPLLQSITRWADRTFSRERSLRDRTDPTTYYGLPHEWYTLSENLYRAYQASGDPLFKQFAEVWLYPAYWNKFANTASPPDAQGAHAYSHCNTFSSAAMAYEVTGDPAYLRIIRNAYDYFQNTQCFATGGYGPTERLMTPDGSLGRSLESRPDTAETPCGTWAAFKLSRYLTRFTGESRYGDWMERMLYNGIGASPVPRGRGEAFYYADYRVAGGMKTRYWEGFPCCSGTYIQDVADYHNIIYYKDAGALYVNLYVPSTVTWSRGDGDVRVVQETNYPEDSSVKLSIAMQKPASFALKFRVPAWTRGATAAVNGQRVDATFTPGSWGTITREWRDGDRVELDIPLVMRLEPVDSFHPDRVAAVRGPVVLVLDGDWQDPNFNLPMHNDELDRWLVADPKVPGVFHVHPPGGKRVMPKFQPFYAVAENYPYKMYFDRNVPVATLW
- a CDS encoding MoaD/ThiS family protein, producing MAITIEIPSALRLHSRGSAVVTIDTHEQSCDSVGAALGALESRYPGVLDRVMTEEGDLRPHVNVFVDGENSRFADGLSTPIRDPATITILAAISGG
- a CDS encoding alanine racemase — its product is MNQLNDDASSPSGLLPQQIAQIETPAPLVEVSRLKRNLDRMADYARLHKLQLRPHVKTHKTTVIGAAQMRCGAAGLTCATPREMEIMSSVASDLLLAHPPLGLKIDRLLMLPRSVSIVTALDSAAAIDWIADAASGANRTVRVYIEMDVGMHRVGVTTAKQVVELAERVAAESSLEYAGICFYPGHIRETVDEQSAKISALNEVLGEVVSALEQARLKPPTVSGGSTPTAWRTHEMPLVTEFRPGTYVFNDRTTAAVGACKWDDCAFTVLATVVSTAVPGQAVVDAGSKALGREPMRGVNGEGFGALMGHEDVLVSAMSEEHGILDLSRTDWRPRVGDTVRIVPNHVCIVVHLNDALYAVDGDRVTGVWPVAARGRMAPFTNEQASAVAPSSEILL
- a CDS encoding M1 family aminopeptidase: MRKFMLVALGISLGAAPLAATDTYPRQPGVDVQHYRFALALNDSTNEISGDATITVRFTKGGLTGFFLDLATPADGKGMTVTSVTRDSSSLRYTHTGDHLTISLATPTIAGELRKFTVAYHGIPASGLYIGKNSHGERAFFSWNWPDKARQWLPMIDHPSDKATSEFIITAPAKYAVVSNGLLQDEILLGDGRKVTHWKQSVPIASWLNAIGVEQFAVHHAGMVKGVELQTWVAHQDRDNGITSFEEPARQALEFYSEHIGPYSYEKLANVAAAFGGGGTEHASAIFYGEKVVTDRPATAIVAHEVAHQWFGDSITESDWDDAWLSEGFATYFTLLFTEHYSGRDAFVSGLVRARTTALAAEQKYNEPVVHRNISDLRGVIPPLVYQKGGWVLHMLRAQLGTDTFWKGIREYYARYRNSNASTDDLRRVMEEVSGQKLGWFFDQWLNRDYSPALTGTWSYDPAARKVSIDLTQTQSGGVYRLPLDIGLVGDSAGVAPRIARIEMTGASQHFEIPAASPPRDVVLDPNTWVLMQPPKFTKR
- a CDS encoding DUF1572 family protein — encoded protein: MSIESEYLQSAIKTFSTYKDLADRAMAQVTDEQFFMSLDAESNSMAVIVKHVAGNLRSRWTDFLTSDGEKANRDRDSEFEMSDSMTRAELQEAWDYGWKCAFDTLNALTPEDLENTIYIRAEPHSVVKAINRQLTHGAYHVGQIVFLAKHFASGTWQTLTIPRRASQAFNAEMFAQKRV
- a CDS encoding exo-alpha-sialidase — encoded protein: MTFAESLAESRADTHPETKSGTKAKPHGEVVLMVGTVKGAFFIWSDAARTSWRIDGPHFPGESVYALALDQRNGRHRLLAGTRSFHWGSVVRWSDDFGQSWTAPDRQNVKFPAGLGVSLVQVWQILPGRASQPDVIYAGVEPAALFESRDAGETWDMVRGLHDNEDRPKWQPGGGGLCLHTIVVDPNDARRMAIAVSSGGFYRTDDGGNNWQARNVGVRAEFLPDKYPKFGQCVHKVVNHPARPERLFLQNHWGLYRSDNWGDSWTDIANGVPSDFGFSMQMHPHDPDTVYIVPIQSDQFRCVPEAKLRVYRTTDAGASWKPLANGLPQKDAYETILRDALSADSLPSAGIYFGTRSGKLFGSANDGENWNEIAGGLPSIVCVKAAVVGAPVS